One genomic region from Phocoena sinus isolate mPhoSin1 chromosome 3, mPhoSin1.pri, whole genome shotgun sequence encodes:
- the SLC25A23 gene encoding calcium-binding mitochondrial carrier protein SCaMC-3 isoform X2, which translates to MRGGPGDAERRERWGRLFEELDSNKDGRLDVHELRQGLARLGGGSPDRGAQQGISPEGDADSDGGLDLEEFILYLQEREQRLLLLFHSLDRNQDGHIDVSEIQQSFRALGISISLEQAEKILHSMDRDDTMTIDWQEWRDHFLLHSLENVEDVLYFWKHSTVLDIGECLTVPDEFSEQEKLTGVWWKQLVAGAMAGAVSRTGTAPLDRLKVFMQVHASKTNRLNILGGLWSMIQEGGVRSLWRGNGINVLKIAPESAIKFMAYEQIKRAIWGQQETLHVQERFVAGSLAGATAQTIIYPMEVLKTRLTLRRTGQYKGLLDCAWRILEREGPRAFYRGYLPNVLGIIPYAGIDLAVYETLKNRWLQQYSHDSADPGILVLLACGTISSTCGQIASYPLALVRTRMQAQASIEGAPQLSMLGLLRHILSQEGVRGLYRGIAPNFMKVIPAVSISYVVYENMKQALGVTSRSTGRS; encoded by the exons ATGCGGGGGGGCCCGGGCGATGCGGAGCGGCGTGAGCGCTGGGGTCGCCTCTTCGAGGAGCTGGACAGTAACAAGGATGGTCGCCTGGACGTCCACGAGTTGCGCCAGGGACTGGCCCGGCTGGGCGGGGGCAGCCCGGACCGCGGAGCACAACAG GGCATCTCCCCTGAGGGTGATGCTGACTCAGATGGTGGCCTTGACCTGGAGGAGTTTATCCTCTATCTGCAGGAGCGGGAACAGCGCCTGCTACTTCTGTTCCACAGTCTGGACCGGAATCAGGATG GTCATATCGACGTCTCTGAGATCCAGCAGAGTTTCCGAGCTCTGGGCATTTCCATCTCGCTGGAGCAGGCAGAGAAAATCCTGCACAG CATGGACCGTGATGACACCATGACCATTGACTGGCAGGAATGGCGTGACCACTTCCTGTTGCACTCGCTGGAGAATGTGGAAGATGTGCTGTATTTCTGGAAGCATTCCACG GTCCTGGACATTGGCGAGTGCCTGACTGTCCCGGATGAGTTCTCGGAGCAGGAGAAGCTGACGGGCGTGTGGTGGAAGCAGCTGGTGGCGGGTGCGATGGCGGGTGCCGTGTCCCGGACGGGCACAGCCCCCCTGGACCGCCTCAAGGTCTTCATGCAG GTTCACGCCTCCAAGACCAACCGACTGAACATCCTGGGAGGCCTATGGAGCATGATCCAAGAGGGGGGCGTGCGCTCCCTGTGGCGTGGCAACGGGATCAACGTGCTCAAGATTGCACCTGAGTCGGCAATCAAGTTCATGGCCTATGAGCag ATCAAGCGGGCCATCTGGGGGCAGCAGGAGACACTGCATGTGCAGGAGCGCTTTGTGGCTGGCTCCCTGGCTGGTGCCACAGCCCAAACCATCATTTACCCCATGGAG GTACTGAAGACACGGCTGACCCTTCGCCGGACGGGCCAGTATAAGGGGCTGCTGGACTGTGCGTGGCGGATCCTGGAGCGAGAAGGGCCCCGAGCCTTCTACCGCGGCTACCTGCCCAACGTGCTGGGCATCATCCCCTACGCAGGCATCGACCTGGCCGTCTACGAG ACCCTGAAGAACCGGTGGCTCCAGCAGTATAGCCACGACTCGGCCGACCCGGGCATCCTCGTGCTCCTGGCCTGCGGCACCATTTCCAGCACGTGTGGCCAGATAGCCAGTTACCCCCTGGCCCTGGTCCGGACCCGCATGCAGGCCCAAG CCTCCATTGAGGGAGCCCCCCAGCTGTCCATGCTGGGTCTGCTCCGTCACATCCTGTCCCAGGAGGGCGTGCGGGGCCTCTACCGGGGCATTGCCCCCAACTTCATGAAGGTTATCCCAGCCGTGAGCATCTCCTACGTGGTCTACGAGAACATGAAGCAGGCCCTGGGGGTCACGTCCAG ATCCACTGGCAGATCCTAG
- the SLC25A23 gene encoding calcium-binding mitochondrial carrier protein SCaMC-3 isoform X3, translated as MRGGPGDAERRERWGRLFEELDSNKDGRLDVHELRQGLARLGGGSPDRGAQQGISPEGDADSDGGLDLEEFILYLQEREQRLLLLFHSLDRNQDGHIDVSEIQQSFRALGISISLEQAEKILHSMDRDDTMTIDWQEWRDHFLLHSLENVEDVLYFWKHSTVLDIGECLTVPDEFSEQEKLTGVWWKQLVAGAMAGAVSRTGTAPLDRLKVFMQVHASKTNRLNILGGLWSMIQEGGVRSLWRGNGINVLKIAPESAIKFMAYEQIKRAIWGQQETLHVQERFVAGSLAGATAQTIIYPMEVLKTRLTLRRTGQYKGLLDCAWRILEREGPRAFYRGYLPNVLGIIPYAGIDLAVYETLKNRWLQQYSHDSADPGILVLLACGTISSTCGQIASYPLALVRTRMQAQASIEGAPQLSMLGLLRHILSQEGVRGLYRGIAPNFMKVIPAVSISYVVYENMKQALGVTSR; from the exons ATGCGGGGGGGCCCGGGCGATGCGGAGCGGCGTGAGCGCTGGGGTCGCCTCTTCGAGGAGCTGGACAGTAACAAGGATGGTCGCCTGGACGTCCACGAGTTGCGCCAGGGACTGGCCCGGCTGGGCGGGGGCAGCCCGGACCGCGGAGCACAACAG GGCATCTCCCCTGAGGGTGATGCTGACTCAGATGGTGGCCTTGACCTGGAGGAGTTTATCCTCTATCTGCAGGAGCGGGAACAGCGCCTGCTACTTCTGTTCCACAGTCTGGACCGGAATCAGGATG GTCATATCGACGTCTCTGAGATCCAGCAGAGTTTCCGAGCTCTGGGCATTTCCATCTCGCTGGAGCAGGCAGAGAAAATCCTGCACAG CATGGACCGTGATGACACCATGACCATTGACTGGCAGGAATGGCGTGACCACTTCCTGTTGCACTCGCTGGAGAATGTGGAAGATGTGCTGTATTTCTGGAAGCATTCCACG GTCCTGGACATTGGCGAGTGCCTGACTGTCCCGGATGAGTTCTCGGAGCAGGAGAAGCTGACGGGCGTGTGGTGGAAGCAGCTGGTGGCGGGTGCGATGGCGGGTGCCGTGTCCCGGACGGGCACAGCCCCCCTGGACCGCCTCAAGGTCTTCATGCAG GTTCACGCCTCCAAGACCAACCGACTGAACATCCTGGGAGGCCTATGGAGCATGATCCAAGAGGGGGGCGTGCGCTCCCTGTGGCGTGGCAACGGGATCAACGTGCTCAAGATTGCACCTGAGTCGGCAATCAAGTTCATGGCCTATGAGCag ATCAAGCGGGCCATCTGGGGGCAGCAGGAGACACTGCATGTGCAGGAGCGCTTTGTGGCTGGCTCCCTGGCTGGTGCCACAGCCCAAACCATCATTTACCCCATGGAG GTACTGAAGACACGGCTGACCCTTCGCCGGACGGGCCAGTATAAGGGGCTGCTGGACTGTGCGTGGCGGATCCTGGAGCGAGAAGGGCCCCGAGCCTTCTACCGCGGCTACCTGCCCAACGTGCTGGGCATCATCCCCTACGCAGGCATCGACCTGGCCGTCTACGAG ACCCTGAAGAACCGGTGGCTCCAGCAGTATAGCCACGACTCGGCCGACCCGGGCATCCTCGTGCTCCTGGCCTGCGGCACCATTTCCAGCACGTGTGGCCAGATAGCCAGTTACCCCCTGGCCCTGGTCCGGACCCGCATGCAGGCCCAAG CCTCCATTGAGGGAGCCCCCCAGCTGTCCATGCTGGGTCTGCTCCGTCACATCCTGTCCCAGGAGGGCGTGCGGGGCCTCTACCGGGGCATTGCCCCCAACTTCATGAAGGTTATCCCAGCCGTGAGCATCTCCTACGTGGTCTACGAGAACATGAAGCAGGCCCTGGGGGTCACGTCCAGGTGA
- the SLC25A23 gene encoding calcium-binding mitochondrial carrier protein SCaMC-3 isoform X4 has product MRGGPGDAERRERWGRLFEELDSNKDGRLDVHELRQGLARLGGGSPDRGAQQGISPEGDADSDGGLDLEEFILYLQEREQRLLLLFHSLDRNQDGHIDVSEIQQSFRALGISISLEQAEKILHSMDRDDTMTIDWQEWRDHFLLHSLENVEDVLYFWKHSTVLDIGECLTVPDEFSEQEKLTGVWWKQLVAGAMAGAVSRTGTAPLDRLKVFMQVHASKTNRLNILGGLWSMIQEGGVRSLWRGNGINVLKIAPESAIKFMAYEQIKRAIWGQQETLHVQERFVAGSLAGATAQTIIYPMEVLKTRLTLRRTGQYKGLLDCAWRILEREGPRAFYRGYLPNVLGIIPYAGIDLAVYEQLCPQHPCVLGTVLAAAFREYNIILVLPGHPSNEQRSQVNQQTLKNRWLQQYSHDSADPGILVLLACGTISSTCGQIASYPLALVRTRMQAQVIPKLGASRLG; this is encoded by the exons ATGCGGGGGGGCCCGGGCGATGCGGAGCGGCGTGAGCGCTGGGGTCGCCTCTTCGAGGAGCTGGACAGTAACAAGGATGGTCGCCTGGACGTCCACGAGTTGCGCCAGGGACTGGCCCGGCTGGGCGGGGGCAGCCCGGACCGCGGAGCACAACAG GGCATCTCCCCTGAGGGTGATGCTGACTCAGATGGTGGCCTTGACCTGGAGGAGTTTATCCTCTATCTGCAGGAGCGGGAACAGCGCCTGCTACTTCTGTTCCACAGTCTGGACCGGAATCAGGATG GTCATATCGACGTCTCTGAGATCCAGCAGAGTTTCCGAGCTCTGGGCATTTCCATCTCGCTGGAGCAGGCAGAGAAAATCCTGCACAG CATGGACCGTGATGACACCATGACCATTGACTGGCAGGAATGGCGTGACCACTTCCTGTTGCACTCGCTGGAGAATGTGGAAGATGTGCTGTATTTCTGGAAGCATTCCACG GTCCTGGACATTGGCGAGTGCCTGACTGTCCCGGATGAGTTCTCGGAGCAGGAGAAGCTGACGGGCGTGTGGTGGAAGCAGCTGGTGGCGGGTGCGATGGCGGGTGCCGTGTCCCGGACGGGCACAGCCCCCCTGGACCGCCTCAAGGTCTTCATGCAG GTTCACGCCTCCAAGACCAACCGACTGAACATCCTGGGAGGCCTATGGAGCATGATCCAAGAGGGGGGCGTGCGCTCCCTGTGGCGTGGCAACGGGATCAACGTGCTCAAGATTGCACCTGAGTCGGCAATCAAGTTCATGGCCTATGAGCag ATCAAGCGGGCCATCTGGGGGCAGCAGGAGACACTGCATGTGCAGGAGCGCTTTGTGGCTGGCTCCCTGGCTGGTGCCACAGCCCAAACCATCATTTACCCCATGGAG GTACTGAAGACACGGCTGACCCTTCGCCGGACGGGCCAGTATAAGGGGCTGCTGGACTGTGCGTGGCGGATCCTGGAGCGAGAAGGGCCCCGAGCCTTCTACCGCGGCTACCTGCCCAACGTGCTGGGCATCATCCCCTACGCAGGCATCGACCTGGCCGTCTACGAG CAACTGTGTCCTCAGCATCCATGTGTTCTGGGTACTGTGCTGGCTGCTGCATTCAGGGAGTACAACATAATTCTTGTCCTCCCGGGACACCCCTCCAATGAACAAAGGAGTCAAGTCAACCAGCAA ACCCTGAAGAACCGGTGGCTCCAGCAGTATAGCCACGACTCGGCCGACCCGGGCATCCTCGTGCTCCTGGCCTGCGGCACCATTTCCAGCACGTGTGGCCAGATAGCCAGTTACCCCCTGGCCCTGGTCCGGACCCGCATGCAGGCCCAAG TCATCCCCAAACTTGGGGCCTCCAGATTGGGGTGA
- the SLC25A23 gene encoding calcium-binding mitochondrial carrier protein SCaMC-3 isoform X1 gives MRGGPGDAERRERWGRLFEELDSNKDGRLDVHELRQGLARLGGGSPDRGAQQGISPEGDADSDGGLDLEEFILYLQEREQRLLLLFHSLDRNQDGHIDVSEIQQSFRALGISISLEQAEKILHSMDRDDTMTIDWQEWRDHFLLHSLENVEDVLYFWKHSTVLDIGECLTVPDEFSEQEKLTGVWWKQLVAGAMAGAVSRTGTAPLDRLKVFMQVHASKTNRLNILGGLWSMIQEGGVRSLWRGNGINVLKIAPESAIKFMAYEQIKRAIWGQQETLHVQERFVAGSLAGATAQTIIYPMEVLKTRLTLRRTGQYKGLLDCAWRILEREGPRAFYRGYLPNVLGIIPYAGIDLAVYEQLCPQHPCVLGTVLAAAFREYNIILVLPGHPSNEQRSQVNQQTLKNRWLQQYSHDSADPGILVLLACGTISSTCGQIASYPLALVRTRMQAQASIEGAPQLSMLGLLRHILSQEGVRGLYRGIAPNFMKVIPAVSISYVVYENMKQALGVTSRSTGRS, from the exons ATGCGGGGGGGCCCGGGCGATGCGGAGCGGCGTGAGCGCTGGGGTCGCCTCTTCGAGGAGCTGGACAGTAACAAGGATGGTCGCCTGGACGTCCACGAGTTGCGCCAGGGACTGGCCCGGCTGGGCGGGGGCAGCCCGGACCGCGGAGCACAACAG GGCATCTCCCCTGAGGGTGATGCTGACTCAGATGGTGGCCTTGACCTGGAGGAGTTTATCCTCTATCTGCAGGAGCGGGAACAGCGCCTGCTACTTCTGTTCCACAGTCTGGACCGGAATCAGGATG GTCATATCGACGTCTCTGAGATCCAGCAGAGTTTCCGAGCTCTGGGCATTTCCATCTCGCTGGAGCAGGCAGAGAAAATCCTGCACAG CATGGACCGTGATGACACCATGACCATTGACTGGCAGGAATGGCGTGACCACTTCCTGTTGCACTCGCTGGAGAATGTGGAAGATGTGCTGTATTTCTGGAAGCATTCCACG GTCCTGGACATTGGCGAGTGCCTGACTGTCCCGGATGAGTTCTCGGAGCAGGAGAAGCTGACGGGCGTGTGGTGGAAGCAGCTGGTGGCGGGTGCGATGGCGGGTGCCGTGTCCCGGACGGGCACAGCCCCCCTGGACCGCCTCAAGGTCTTCATGCAG GTTCACGCCTCCAAGACCAACCGACTGAACATCCTGGGAGGCCTATGGAGCATGATCCAAGAGGGGGGCGTGCGCTCCCTGTGGCGTGGCAACGGGATCAACGTGCTCAAGATTGCACCTGAGTCGGCAATCAAGTTCATGGCCTATGAGCag ATCAAGCGGGCCATCTGGGGGCAGCAGGAGACACTGCATGTGCAGGAGCGCTTTGTGGCTGGCTCCCTGGCTGGTGCCACAGCCCAAACCATCATTTACCCCATGGAG GTACTGAAGACACGGCTGACCCTTCGCCGGACGGGCCAGTATAAGGGGCTGCTGGACTGTGCGTGGCGGATCCTGGAGCGAGAAGGGCCCCGAGCCTTCTACCGCGGCTACCTGCCCAACGTGCTGGGCATCATCCCCTACGCAGGCATCGACCTGGCCGTCTACGAG CAACTGTGTCCTCAGCATCCATGTGTTCTGGGTACTGTGCTGGCTGCTGCATTCAGGGAGTACAACATAATTCTTGTCCTCCCGGGACACCCCTCCAATGAACAAAGGAGTCAAGTCAACCAGCAA ACCCTGAAGAACCGGTGGCTCCAGCAGTATAGCCACGACTCGGCCGACCCGGGCATCCTCGTGCTCCTGGCCTGCGGCACCATTTCCAGCACGTGTGGCCAGATAGCCAGTTACCCCCTGGCCCTGGTCCGGACCCGCATGCAGGCCCAAG CCTCCATTGAGGGAGCCCCCCAGCTGTCCATGCTGGGTCTGCTCCGTCACATCCTGTCCCAGGAGGGCGTGCGGGGCCTCTACCGGGGCATTGCCCCCAACTTCATGAAGGTTATCCCAGCCGTGAGCATCTCCTACGTGGTCTACGAGAACATGAAGCAGGCCCTGGGGGTCACGTCCAG ATCCACTGGCAGATCCTAG